The Armatimonadota bacterium genome includes a window with the following:
- the dnaN gene encoding DNA polymerase III subunit beta produces MKAILTKKNLLEGIRTASHAISGRTALPILGHVLLSSEETTIRVSATDHQIGVSTVIPAQILAPGEVTLPASVAAEVVGAFPEADVIVESDDISNQVRLCCPPAEFNLVGLPPGDFPDLPEVPDDVWFEMDAKQLRAGLKRTVFACSTDELRTILLGVLFNFQGDSLGLVATDTHRLAVDTRMVPAGEGQASAVVPQRAINELLKIMPVEGTVRVHISERQIMFRLPEATLVAALIEGQFPNYERVIPTEFDKRWVIPTELLTGAVRRASIVARQDMQRVVFRSRGEKVAVSARAGAIGQVYEEVEAVREGDDLEIAFNCGYLMDVLNVIETDGVAFEMSQSLSPAVLKPVGLDDYKCVVMPMQVQEAGLSDY; encoded by the coding sequence ATGAAGGCCATACTTACGAAGAAGAATCTGCTCGAAGGCATCCGTACCGCTTCGCACGCAATCAGCGGGCGCACCGCTCTCCCCATATTGGGGCATGTGCTCCTTTCGAGCGAAGAAACCACCATCCGGGTCTCGGCGACAGACCATCAGATCGGTGTCTCCACCGTCATCCCGGCTCAGATTCTGGCGCCGGGCGAGGTGACGCTGCCGGCGTCAGTGGCGGCGGAGGTCGTGGGTGCGTTTCCGGAGGCAGACGTGATTGTTGAATCCGACGATATCAGCAACCAGGTTCGCCTGTGCTGCCCGCCGGCGGAGTTCAACCTGGTGGGACTGCCGCCGGGAGACTTCCCCGACCTGCCGGAGGTGCCGGATGATGTCTGGTTCGAGATGGACGCAAAGCAGCTCCGAGCGGGTCTCAAGCGCACGGTGTTCGCCTGCTCTACAGATGAGCTGCGCACCATCCTGCTCGGCGTGCTGTTCAACTTCCAGGGCGACTCGCTGGGACTGGTGGCCACGGACACCCATCGGCTGGCGGTGGACACCCGGATGGTGCCCGCAGGCGAAGGTCAGGCGAGCGCGGTGGTCCCGCAGAGGGCGATCAACGAGCTCCTCAAGATTATGCCGGTCGAGGGGACGGTTCGCGTTCATATCTCGGAGCGACAGATCATGTTCCGGCTGCCCGAGGCGACCCTGGTGGCTGCGCTCATAGAGGGACAGTTCCCCAACTACGAGCGGGTCATCCCCACCGAGTTCGACAAGCGATGGGTCATCCCCACGGAGCTGCTGACGGGCGCTGTGCGACGTGCCAGCATCGTGGCCAGGCAGGACATGCAGCGGGTTGTGTTCCGCTCACGCGGAGAGAAGGTGGCGGTTTCGGCCCGCGCTGGAGCCATCGGGCAGGTTTACGAGGAGGTGGAAGCGGTTCGCGAGGGCGACGATCTGGAGATCGCCTTCAACTGCGGATACCTGATGGATGTGCTGAATGTCATCGAGACCGATGGCGTAGCGTTCGAGATGTCTCAGTCGCTTTCGCCGGCCGTGCTCAAGCCGGTGGGACTCGATGACTACAAGTGCGTCGTCATGCCCATGCAAGTGCAGGAGGCGGGTCTCTCCGATTACTGA
- a CDS encoding 1-acyl-sn-glycerol-3-phosphate acyltransferase, with translation MLTRLFEPNIVYVTIRGFFRLFFRVMGTWRIVGLEHIPPEGPVIIISNHISYLDPPLMGSAVRRTVAYMGKAELFTGNRLLAWVCRKLESYPVRQGTADREALRTTFEILERGWMVGIFPEGHRSETGELQPFQPGLGLIALRSRAPVVPCGFAGTYEMLRPHSKRLRRSHIEVHFGPPLGLDDLYELEDKKQAAALINERAFAEVKRLVEEAKAAREQWYARRGRTVP, from the coding sequence ATGTTGACGCGACTCTTTGAGCCGAACATCGTCTATGTGACCATCCGCGGATTCTTCCGTCTCTTCTTCCGCGTGATGGGAACCTGGCGGATCGTGGGGCTGGAGCACATCCCGCCGGAAGGTCCGGTCATCATCATCAGTAACCATATCAGCTACCTGGACCCGCCTTTGATGGGCAGCGCCGTCCGCCGGACGGTGGCCTATATGGGCAAGGCGGAGCTGTTCACCGGCAACCGGCTGCTGGCCTGGGTGTGCAGGAAGCTGGAGTCCTATCCTGTGCGGCAGGGAACCGCTGATCGTGAGGCGCTGAGAACCACCTTCGAGATCCTGGAGCGCGGGTGGATGGTGGGCATCTTCCCGGAAGGACACCGCAGCGAGACTGGTGAGCTGCAGCCGTTCCAGCCGGGACTGGGGCTGATTGCGCTGCGGAGCAGGGCTCCCGTGGTACCGTGCGGATTCGCGGGAACCTACGAGATGCTTCGCCCCCACAGCAAGCGCCTGCGGCGCAGCCATATCGAGGTGCACTTCGGCCCGCCATTGGGACTGGACGACCTCTACGAGCTGGAGGACAAAAAGCAGGCAGCGGCGCTGATCAACGAACGGGCCTTTGCCGAGGTGAAACGCCTGGTGGAAGAAGCGAAGGCCGCGCGCGAACAGTGGTATGCCCGGCGCGGCCGCACAGTGCCCTGA
- the cmk gene encoding cytidylate kinase, with the protein MRPPAPDHSCHVITIDGPAGAGKSTVAGMLAKRLGWFHLDSGSTYRAFAAAVLRRGVSPDDAQALAALAGDIRVEIREEDGATRVLADGEDVTELIRTPEVSRASSPVSAVPEVRARLVELQRSIAEGRNTVAEGRDMGTVVFPNATLKVFLTASPQERARRRVRDFQKQNQSVSEEQVLAEILERDARDSTRAVSPLQPAPDAYILETDQLTPDEVVDRIVAWYVDATL; encoded by the coding sequence ATGAGGCCTCCCGCCCCCGACCACTCCTGTCACGTCATCACCATTGATGGTCCCGCAGGAGCGGGCAAGAGCACGGTGGCCGGGATGCTTGCGAAACGGCTGGGATGGTTTCATCTGGATTCGGGAAGCACCTACCGCGCCTTCGCCGCCGCGGTGCTTCGCAGAGGAGTGTCTCCCGATGACGCGCAGGCGCTGGCGGCACTGGCCGGCGACATCCGGGTGGAGATCCGGGAAGAGGACGGAGCCACCCGCGTTCTGGCCGATGGAGAGGACGTGACCGAACTCATCCGTACCCCGGAGGTATCCCGGGCGTCGTCTCCCGTCTCGGCCGTGCCTGAGGTCCGAGCCCGCCTGGTGGAACTGCAGAGGAGCATTGCTGAGGGCCGGAACACCGTGGCCGAAGGGAGGGATATGGGAACGGTGGTCTTCCCTAATGCCACTTTGAAGGTCTTCCTGACAGCCTCCCCCCAGGAGCGTGCCCGCAGACGAGTGCGGGACTTCCAGAAGCAGAACCAGAGCGTATCGGAGGAGCAGGTGCTGGCAGAGATCCTGGAGCGGGACGCCCGCGACTCCACGCGGGCCGTATCACCTCTTCAGCCCGCACCCGACGCATATATCCTCGAAACCGACCAACTGACACCGGACGAGGTGGTGGACAGAATCGTAGCCTGGTATGTTGACGCGACTCTTTGA
- the aroA gene encoding 3-phosphoshikimate 1-carboxyvinyltransferase, with product MSNWTLQREGPFRGEIAPPGDKSISHRAAILGALAEGETNITNFLPSEDCLNTVRSLRLMGIRIDAHSATELTVHGGDLSEPETILDSGNSGTGLRLLAGVCAGQPFLSILTGDESIRRRPMKRICDPLRKMGATILARKGDLAPLAIRGGGLQGIEFESPVASAQVKSALLLAGLFAEGETVVREPSLSRDHSERMLRSFGAQLICEDLTVTLKPGSRLKGQPVHVPGDISSAAFFIVGALICPGSELRIINVGLNPTRTGLLHALRAMGADISVLEEHEVSGEPAGTLVVRHSSLKGGDFGGSLIPRMVDEVPVLALAACFAEGETVIRDAQELAVKESDRLATVTATLSRLGAEARRTPDGMIIRGGPALQGAPVQSFGDHRIAMMAAIAARCIPGVTEVQDVECVNTSFPGFLEMLESVTR from the coding sequence GTGAGCAACTGGACTCTTCAGAGAGAGGGACCGTTTCGCGGCGAGATCGCTCCGCCGGGAGATAAGTCCATCTCCCACCGCGCGGCTATCCTGGGAGCGCTGGCAGAGGGAGAAACCAATATCACCAACTTCCTGCCATCTGAAGACTGTCTGAACACGGTGCGCTCGCTCAGGCTGATGGGCATCAGGATAGACGCCCACTCCGCCACTGAGCTGACGGTCCACGGAGGCGACCTGAGCGAACCGGAGACCATACTGGATTCGGGCAACTCCGGCACCGGGCTGCGCCTGCTGGCGGGAGTGTGCGCCGGCCAGCCGTTTCTCAGCATCCTGACGGGCGACGAAAGTATTCGGCGTCGCCCAATGAAGCGCATATGCGATCCTCTGCGCAAAATGGGAGCCACCATTCTGGCGCGAAAAGGAGATCTCGCGCCGCTGGCCATCCGGGGAGGGGGGCTTCAGGGGATCGAATTCGAAAGCCCCGTAGCCAGCGCTCAAGTCAAGTCCGCTCTTCTTCTGGCTGGACTCTTCGCCGAAGGCGAGACAGTGGTCAGGGAACCCTCGCTCTCGCGCGACCATTCCGAAAGGATGTTGCGCTCGTTCGGAGCGCAGCTCATCTGCGAGGATCTGACCGTCACGCTGAAGCCGGGCTCGCGGCTGAAAGGACAGCCTGTGCACGTGCCCGGAGACATCTCCTCTGCGGCGTTTTTCATCGTGGGAGCACTGATCTGCCCCGGCTCCGAGCTGCGCATCATCAACGTCGGCCTCAACCCCACCCGCACGGGCCTGCTGCACGCGCTCCGGGCGATGGGCGCCGACATTTCGGTCCTGGAGGAGCACGAGGTTTCGGGCGAGCCGGCAGGCACGCTGGTGGTGCGGCACAGCTCTCTGAAGGGCGGCGACTTCGGTGGGTCGCTTATCCCCCGGATGGTGGACGAAGTCCCGGTGCTGGCCCTGGCCGCCTGCTTCGCGGAGGGCGAGACGGTGATCCGGGACGCGCAGGAGCTGGCCGTCAAGGAGTCGGACCGGCTGGCCACTGTAACGGCGACGCTTTCGAGGCTTGGCGCGGAGGCCCGCCGCACTCCCGACGGCATGATCATCCGCGGCGGGCCCGCCCTGCAAGGAGCGCCAGTCCAATCATTCGGGGACCATCGCATCGCGATGATGGCAGCCATCGCTGCCCGCTGCATTCCCGGCGTGACCGAGGTGCAAGACGTGGAGTGCGTCAATACGTCGTTCCCCGGTTTCCTTGAGATGCTGGAAAGCGTCACGCGATGA